The nucleotide sequence TGATTTTTTCAGCGTGCGGGCTGTCGTTATGGGGGCCGAAGCGCTACGAGATGAAACCCGGCGGTTGTGGATGGAAAAATTCGGCATTCGCATCCACGAGGGTTACGGTTTGACCGAAACGAGCCCGGTTCTGGCCGCCAACAGCAACCGCAACCATCGCAGTGGCACGGTCGGCAAGCTGTTTCCGGGCATCGAACATTATCTGGAACCGGTAGAAGGCATCGCCGACGGCGGCCTGCTGTACGTGCGCGGGGCGAATATCATGGCGGGCTACCTGCTGCCCGACCAGCCGGACCATTGGATTCCACCGCGGACCAACCGTGGACCGGGCTGGCACAACACCGGCGATATCGTGCGCTTCGACGAGGACGGCTTTATCACCATCCTCGGCCGAGCCAAACGCTTCGCCAAGCTGGGCGGTGAAATGATCTCGCTGGCGGCGGTCGAACGGCTCGCCGCCGGCTGCTGGCCAGAGGAGCAGCACGCGGCGCTCAACCTGCCGGACCCGGCCAAGGGCGAACAGATCGTGCTGCTGACGACCCGCCGTCATGCCAACCGCAGCGAACTACTCGCCGCTGCCCGCGCGCAGGGCCTGAGCGAACTCTACCTTCCCCGGCAAGTGTTAACAGTGGACACCATCCCGCTGTTAGGCTCCGGCAAGCCAAATTATCCAGGCATCCGCCGCCTGGCTGAGCAAATGACGAAATCCGTACCGTTGTCGGGTTCACAACCCGCTAGCTCAACAGCTCTCGGACATTCACCTGCTTTCAACCCGACCCTCAGCATTCCCTTGTCGGAGTGAAATAGCAGGACCCGACTCCGTTGGATTTTATAAATAAGTCAGGCTGCCGTTGAACGTTCGAGAACCGATGCAGTGGCTGATACAAATCGTTACAAAATTCCAGCTTTGGAAATAACCCCGTTACCTGCATGGCGTCTAATATTCATAAAATAATTAAGGATACTACAACCGGCGGTCGGTCATACCGTCGCGCTAGGCTCCGTCGGGGCCAGACGACGGTTCAAACCTGGAGGTGGGTCATGATGAACTTTAAAATCAATGTGATGGGATTAGGGATCGTGTTCGCCGCCGTGCTGGCGGCTCCCGTGATCGCCTCCGCGCAAGGCATGGGACGGGGAATGGGAAAAAACATGCCAGCCTTTGCGGAGTATGATTTGAACGGAGATGGGAAAATCGTCATGCAGGAATTCAACGAAGCGCGCGCGAAAAGAATCGGCGACAAAGCCCGGCAGGGTTAT is from Candidatus Competibacteraceae bacterium and encodes:
- a CDS encoding EF-hand domain-containing protein, whose protein sequence is MASNIHKIIKDTTTGGRSYRRARLRRGQTTVQTWRWVMMNFKINVMGLGIVFAAVLAAPVIASAQGMGRGMGKNMPAFAEYDLNGDGKIVMQEFNEARAKRIGDKARQGYPMRNAGNAPAFEQIDRNGDGSISAEEFSAHQSERRPGR